The sequence AACTTCTTAAGTTCAATTGTGTGAAGTTCTAGATCTTTGAAATATAAAAGGCCTGTCTCTTTTTCAGTCACCTGAAAGATGTTGTGGTAGTTCTGAACCTCGGGAATAGATGTGAAATTCAGGATATGAATACCTATAACCTTTTCAAGTGTAGAATAATCTTCTGATGACTTTAGTTGTTCTGTGTATAACCTAGCCCAGTAGTAGAGTGCCCTTTTGTCATAATCTGCTTCGTCAGCAATTTGAATTTCGATATTAAATCTCTTTCCATTGCTTCCCTTAGCTTTGATGTCTAAAATTGATAACTTATCTTTCTTAAAGTTCTTTTGGTTGTAGGGGTTGAGTAGAGTGACATCTACCACTTGATCCCCTTCCCCGACTATAGAGTTGATGAGGGAGATAAGCAGGTCTTTATTTTCCTCTATGCCAAATATTTTTTTGAATGCTATGTCAACTCTGGGATTAATTTTTTCCATAATAACCTCAGTTGTTTAGACCCATGTTAGCATAGGAGGAGAATTGTGTATATTTTTTTCTCTTTACAAAAATTCTTTCAGAGTAAAACATGTATTTTGTTTTTAATTAAGGAGAGCCATTTTTTGGGGTATGTGGTTTTTCTTCACCACACCCTTTTGAGAACAAAAACAAAAAAGCGGATGTTTAAGAAGCTGAACAAAAAGCATGAGAAGTTTTTTAAGGGTCAGGTGAGTGAAGAATCGCTGCACCAGTCGATCCACTCCTATCTCGGTATCCTTTCCCATGCAGATCAGCATGAGGTATCGCAGACGGTAACGAATGCTTTTTGGAGGTAATGTATGTTTTTTGATTCACATGCCCATTTAACCTGTGACCCCGTTTTTGCCGAACTTGAACCGATGCTTGAGCGAGCAAAAGAAGCCAAGGTCGAAAAGGTCATGAACATCTGTACCGATAAGATTTCCTTAGAAAGGGGGATCGAACTCGCTAAGAAGTATCCTTGGGTTTACAATGTTGGGTCGACCACTCCCCATGATGTTGAGAAAGAGGGAGGGCTTTACTTCCCCCTTTTTGAAGAAGCAGCCCGGACGGGAAAGCTCATCGCCGTTGGGGAAACGGGTCTTGACTACCACTACGAACACTCTCCAAAAGAGCTCCAAAAAACATTTCTCTCTCGCTACTTTGCTTTGGCGACTGAATGCCACCTTCCCGTTGTGATCCATTGTCGCGACGCCTTTGATGATCTTTATGCCATTGCAACCAGTGATTTTCCCAAAGGGCATGCGGTCATTCATTGCTTTACGGGGACGATGCAAGAGGCGGAGCAAGCGGTTGAGCG is a genomic window of Candidatus Neptunochlamydia vexilliferae containing:
- a CDS encoding Rpn family recombination-promoting nuclease/putative transposase, which produces MEKINPRVDIAFKKIFGIEENKDLLISLINSIVGEGDQVVDVTLLNPYNQKNFKKDKLSILDIKAKGSNGKRFNIEIQIADEADYDKRALYYWARLYTEQLKSSEDYSTLEKVIGIHILNFTSIPEVQNYHNIFQVTEKETGLLYFKDLELHTIELKKFTDAVGKEFGGMVSKIQSSLDMWSAFLTRKDLLNVSKLPQILDKPELKKAIEVLNIMNFTPEEREAYEDHLKWLRIEANSLKKAEERGAEKGRQKEKLEIAQALLKQGLPVNQISLATGLSVEEVELL
- a CDS encoding TatD family hydrolase, whose protein sequence is MFFDSHAHLTCDPVFAELEPMLERAKEAKVEKVMNICTDKISLERGIELAKKYPWVYNVGSTTPHDVEKEGGLYFPLFEEAARTGKLIAVGETGLDYHYEHSPKELQKTFLSRYFALATECHLPVVIHCRDAFDDLYAIATSDFPKGHAVIHCFTGTMQEAEQAVERGWMVSFSGIVTFKKSEALREVAKEIPLNHILIETDTPYLAPQSKRGKTNEPSFVPEVAQTIANVKGLPLEEVASMTTQNATHFFRCG